In the Hymenobacter volaticus genome, one interval contains:
- a CDS encoding Gfo/Idh/MocA family protein yields the protein MAFEKSPGRGGPLMNLGVYCVQSSRYVLGEEPVAVTAQFGPVTLPNLFTEVEESITWQLYFPSGAVCTSTATATCNIDRFFASADNGFFELSPGLSYGPFTGRSSQGAFHFPVINQQAAQLDGIASCLLANKPLPTHISGEEGRKDLRVLDGIYKAAKSGQKVALT from the coding sequence TTGGCATTTGAAAAAAGCCCTGGCCGGGGCGGCCCATTGATGAATCTAGGCGTGTACTGCGTGCAAAGCAGCCGCTACGTGCTCGGGGAAGAACCGGTCGCTGTGACAGCGCAGTTTGGCCCCGTCACCCTGCCGAATTTGTTTACCGAAGTGGAAGAGTCTATCACCTGGCAACTCTACTTTCCTAGTGGTGCCGTGTGCACCTCCACGGCGACAGCAACCTGCAACATCGACCGGTTTTTTGCTTCCGCTGATAATGGATTCTTTGAACTCAGTCCGGGTCTGAGTTACGGACCTTTTACAGGTCGCAGCAGCCAGGGCGCATTTCATTTCCCAGTTATCAATCAACAAGCTGCCCAGTTGGATGGCATTGCTTCCTGCCTGCTGGCCAATAAGCCATTGCCAACCCATATTTCCGGCGAAGAAGGACGCAAAGACCTACGGGTGCTGGATGGGATTTATAAGGCGGCTAAGAGTGGGCAGAAAGTAGCCTTGACGTAG
- a CDS encoding Gfo/Idh/MocA family protein — translation MKKVSRRGFVEQLGFGLGASLLLPSSALYAQTKAVPYTGKKLRVALCGLGRYANLIREGLAVSQYCQLAGIVTGTPTKAARWKSEYNIPEKNVYSYQNFDTILANKNIDLVYITLPNALHKEFTLRAAKAGKHVIVEKPMALTEQDCQDMIAACKRAGVQLAVGYRLHYEPNHLELQRLGQQKVFGQVRLMEASLGYRLADIIPEDWHLKKALAGAAH, via the coding sequence ATGAAAAAAGTGTCCCGGCGTGGGTTTGTTGAGCAACTTGGATTTGGCCTTGGAGCCTCGCTGCTACTGCCTTCCAGTGCATTGTACGCGCAAACGAAAGCTGTACCGTATACCGGCAAAAAGCTTCGGGTGGCTCTGTGCGGGCTAGGCCGGTATGCCAACCTGATCCGTGAGGGCCTCGCAGTTTCCCAGTACTGCCAGCTTGCCGGCATTGTCACGGGCACCCCAACCAAGGCGGCCCGCTGGAAAAGCGAGTATAATATCCCGGAAAAGAATGTGTACTCATATCAGAACTTTGACACAATCCTGGCCAATAAAAACATTGACCTTGTCTACATCACCCTGCCCAATGCGCTGCACAAGGAATTTACGCTGCGAGCGGCCAAGGCTGGCAAGCACGTGATTGTCGAGAAGCCTATGGCCTTAACTGAGCAGGATTGCCAGGATATGATTGCCGCCTGTAAGCGGGCCGGCGTGCAGTTAGCGGTAGGCTATCGGTTGCACTACGAACCAAACCACCTTGAACTCCAACGGCTTGGTCAGCAAAAGGTATTCGGGCAAGTTCGTTTGATGGAGGCGTCTTTGGGGTACCGCTTAGCGGACATTATCCCCGAGGATTGGCATTTGAAAAAAGCCCTGGCCGGGGCGGCCCATTGA
- a CDS encoding fibronectin type III-like domain-contianing protein: protein MQVTVRFTVKNTGTRAGDEVAQLYLRDEVSSVVTPALQLKKFQRLALPVGQQQEVVFELTAEDLMLLNTNLKWVVEPGAFTVLIGASSEDIRLQAQFNVAQKVENVQ, encoded by the coding sequence GTGCAGGTAACAGTGCGCTTCACCGTCAAAAACACTGGGACCCGCGCCGGCGACGAAGTCGCGCAGCTATACCTGCGCGATGAAGTTAGCTCGGTGGTCACCCCGGCCCTGCAGCTGAAGAAGTTTCAGCGGCTCGCGCTGCCCGTCGGGCAGCAGCAGGAAGTGGTTTTCGAATTAACGGCCGAAGATCTAATGCTACTGAACACCAACTTGAAATGGGTGGTGGAGCCGGGCGCCTTTACCGTGCTGATCGGCGCTTCGTCGGAAGATATTCGGCTTCAAGCGCAGTTCAACGTCGCTCAGAAGGTGGAGAACGTGCAATAA